The Geotalea uraniireducens Rf4 genome window below encodes:
- a CDS encoding RNA polymerase sigma factor, whose protein sequence is MSDNLTELFDRLYRDNQAMVYKLALGLTGNGHDAEEITQEAFSRAFRSYHTFREECSFSTWIYRITINVANDYLKLRAKFPVHALTEDLGYSLEEIIDPDPANNPETELLAYQARAKCLHAMTECLPTEQRKVFCLAITLGLPHKLVAEILDCSLSSVKTTLHRAKKRWFGYMEDRCQLIRKSNPCSCKQWVRFGLSQGWISKQALADPRQPITAEAREEVARLKALRDIYQDLYRETADASYAQRIREGIQNSEWAIFS, encoded by the coding sequence GTGTCCGATAACCTTACGGAACTTTTCGACCGGCTGTATCGCGACAACCAGGCGATGGTGTACAAGCTGGCCCTGGGGCTCACCGGCAATGGGCATGACGCCGAAGAAATAACCCAGGAGGCGTTTTCCCGGGCTTTCCGTTCCTACCATACCTTTCGCGAAGAGTGCTCCTTTTCCACCTGGATCTATCGCATCACCATCAACGTTGCCAACGATTACCTGAAGCTGAGGGCCAAATTCCCGGTCCATGCGCTTACCGAGGATCTGGGCTATTCTCTGGAAGAAATCATCGACCCTGATCCCGCCAACAACCCGGAAACCGAACTCCTTGCCTACCAGGCAAGGGCGAAGTGTCTGCACGCCATGACGGAATGCCTTCCGACCGAACAGCGAAAGGTATTTTGCCTGGCAATCACCCTGGGCCTTCCCCACAAACTCGTCGCTGAAATTCTCGACTGCTCGTTGAGTTCGGTCAAAACCACCCTCCACCGGGCCAAGAAAAGATGGTTCGGTTACATGGAAGACAGGTGTCAGCTGATCAGGAAATCGAACCCCTGCAGCTGCAAGCAGTGGGTCCGCTTCGGCCTGTCGCAGGGGTGGATATCTAAACAGGCCTTGGCCGATCCCCGTCAGCCGATTACAGCAGAAGCCAGGGAAGAAGTGGCCAGGCTGAAGGCGCTGCGGGACATCTACCAGGACCTTTACCGGGAAACGGCCGACGCATCTTATGCGCAAAGGATCAGGGAAGGGATACAAAACAGCGAATGGGCCATTTTTTCCTGA
- a CDS encoding glycine/sarcosine/betaine reductase selenoprotein B family protein, with product MPFARLKNRLLARIFTSFPSLAARWGRQLDANISDIPWTEPQKPLNEAILALVTTGGVHLKTQEPFNMADPNGDPTFREIPADTPADLLTITHDYYDHRDAERDLNLVLPLQRLREMVEVGALKALHPIAYGFMGHIDGPHLHTLQEETAPAIARKLADAGVDYALLVPAUGSCNRSVGLVAREIERVGIPTISISIVREITEKTPPPRTIFLRFPFGHALGEPDNRDQQFTVLYLAFRFLFEADLPGTIRDAGLRWRRDTYAHPDWDGFRRLAPKAHHVGNVNE from the coding sequence ATGCCTTTCGCTCGGTTGAAAAACAGGCTTCTTGCCAGGATATTTACCTCTTTCCCATCCCTGGCGGCACGGTGGGGTCGGCAGCTCGATGCTAATATCTCGGACATTCCCTGGACTGAACCCCAGAAACCCTTGAATGAGGCGATACTGGCCCTGGTGACCACTGGCGGGGTCCATTTGAAAACCCAGGAACCGTTCAACATGGCCGATCCGAACGGCGACCCAACCTTTCGGGAGATACCCGCGGACACCCCCGCTGATCTCCTCACCATCACCCACGACTATTACGACCACCGGGACGCGGAAAGGGACCTGAACCTGGTTTTGCCGTTGCAGCGGCTCAGGGAAATGGTGGAGGTCGGCGCCCTGAAGGCCCTCCATCCTATAGCTTACGGTTTCATGGGTCATATCGACGGCCCCCACCTGCATACCCTTCAGGAAGAGACCGCCCCCGCGATTGCCCGGAAGCTTGCCGACGCCGGCGTGGACTACGCCCTGCTGGTTCCTGCCTGAGGGAGCTGCAACCGGTCCGTGGGGCTGGTGGCAAGGGAAATAGAAAGGGTGGGAATCCCCACGATATCCATCTCCATTGTCCGGGAAATCACGGAGAAAACACCCCCTCCCCGGACAATCTTTCTCCGTTTTCCTTTCGGACACGCCTTGGGGGAGCCGGACAACCGAGACCAGCAGTTCACCGTGCTTTATCTCGCTTTCCGGTTCCTCTTCGAGGCTGACCTGCCGGGAACGATCCGGGATGCCGGGCTCCGTTGGAGACGAGATACTTACGCGCATCCCGACTGGGATGGATTTCGCCGACTCGCACCAAAAGCGCATCATGTCGGGAATGTGAATGAGTGA
- a CDS encoding efflux RND transporter periplasmic adaptor subunit has product MNISKKVLIPLILVLLVAAGGGGYYLWHEKKAGKVTQEAKRGEEGKVLYTCAMHPFIIKDKPGSCPICGMTLIKKVEGAQASAKEMEMLGHVSLSPTQMVMANVASVEAKVMPLNKEINAVGIVQYDQARQAKVTAWVAGRIDRLFVNTVGSYVSKGKPVAEVYSPDLVSAQQEYLLALKSREQLKNSPIQSIAQGGEGLVASARQRLILLGVKDEQLAGLEKSGQPNIRLSIYTPLSGIVIEKIALEGQYVNTGDPLFNIADLSSVWVEVEVYENEFSFIKIGQAVDIVSQSYPGKTFRGRVAFIYPFLDPKTRTVKVRVEIPNPGLKLKPDMFVNASVKVPLGSSIVVPVTAVMDTGNRQVVWVEMQPGMFEPRDVKVGARAGDNMQILSGLKAGEKVASSGGYLIDSEAQLKGGGGGHEGMPGMKMDEKGGQKPAAPVQPGHEGHTPAAPAPKKGGGMGMDDMKM; this is encoded by the coding sequence ATGAACATATCGAAAAAAGTGCTAATTCCGCTGATATTGGTTCTTCTTGTTGCGGCAGGGGGAGGCGGCTACTACCTGTGGCATGAGAAAAAGGCCGGAAAGGTGACACAGGAGGCCAAGCGGGGGGAAGAGGGAAAGGTGCTTTATACCTGTGCCATGCACCCTTTCATCATCAAGGACAAGCCGGGCTCCTGCCCCATCTGCGGCATGACCCTGATCAAGAAGGTTGAGGGCGCCCAGGCAAGTGCTAAAGAGATGGAAATGCTCGGGCATGTCTCCCTTTCACCGACCCAGATGGTGATGGCCAATGTCGCTTCGGTTGAGGCGAAGGTAATGCCCCTGAACAAGGAGATCAATGCGGTCGGTATCGTCCAGTACGACCAGGCGCGGCAGGCGAAGGTCACAGCCTGGGTGGCGGGTCGTATCGACCGGCTTTTCGTGAACACCGTAGGATCGTATGTATCAAAGGGGAAACCGGTGGCCGAGGTATATTCTCCCGACCTTGTCTCAGCCCAACAGGAGTATCTCCTGGCCCTGAAGAGCAGGGAGCAACTAAAGAACTCTCCGATCCAGTCCATTGCCCAAGGAGGGGAGGGGCTGGTGGCCTCAGCACGGCAACGGCTAATACTTTTGGGGGTGAAGGACGAACAGCTCGCCGGTCTGGAAAAGTCGGGGCAGCCCAACATTCGCCTTTCCATCTACACCCCTCTCTCCGGAATCGTGATCGAAAAGATCGCCCTGGAAGGGCAGTACGTCAACACGGGTGATCCGCTCTTCAACATTGCCGACCTCTCTTCGGTCTGGGTGGAAGTGGAAGTCTACGAAAACGAATTCTCCTTTATCAAGATCGGCCAGGCTGTAGACATCGTCTCCCAATCGTATCCCGGCAAGACGTTCCGGGGGAGAGTGGCGTTCATCTACCCATTCCTCGACCCGAAGACCAGAACGGTCAAGGTAAGGGTGGAGATCCCGAATCCGGGGCTCAAGCTGAAGCCGGACATGTTCGTGAACGCCTCCGTCAAGGTCCCGCTGGGGAGCTCCATCGTTGTCCCCGTAACTGCAGTGATGGATACCGGCAACCGCCAGGTGGTATGGGTGGAGATGCAGCCGGGGATGTTCGAGCCGCGAGACGTAAAAGTCGGCGCCAGGGCAGGAGACAACATGCAGATTCTTTCGGGACTGAAAGCCGGAGAGAAGGTCGCATCAAGCGGCGGTTACCTGATCGACTCCGAAGCTCAGCTGAAGGGTGGCGGTGGCGGACATGAAGGAATGCCCGGCATGAAAATGGATGAGAAAGGCGGTCAGAAGCCTGCCGCACCTGTTCAGCCGGGCCATGAAGGGCATACCCCTGCTGCACCGGCCCCGAAAAAGGGTGGCGGCATGGGCATGGATGATATGAAAATGTGA
- a CDS encoding efflux RND transporter permease subunit, producing the protein MIEKIIEYSARNRVIILMIFGLIIAWGVWSVYKTPVDAIPDLSDNQVIVFTDYPGRSPQVVEDQVTYPLAVNLQGLPQVRAVRASSAFGFSMIYVIFEDKADIYWARTRVLERLNYAASLLPPGVVPTLGPDGTGVGHVFWYTIDGKGYDLEQLRTLQDWFVRYQLNTVPGVAEVASIGGFVREYQIDLDPNRLFAYKVTVGQVMEAIKRSNNDVGGRLLEQADAEFLIRGKGYIKSPKDLEDIVVAADMRGTPIYVKTLGTVQLGGAIRRGLLDMNGEGEAVGGIVVMRYGENAKDVIDRVKEKITSLEKGLPPGVKIMVSYDRSDLIERAIETLKRALTEESIVVSLVILVFLLHFQSALVIVLTLPIAVLIAFITMHLLGVTSNIMSLGGIAIAIGVLVDAGVIMVENCYRHLSEMPPEERKEKRLEVIITSAKQVGRAIFFSLAIIILSFVPVFLLEGQEGKLFHPLAFTKTFSMMGSAFIAITLVPVLMYYFMRGKMPPESANPVSTFFIKLYSPVIRWVLKWKKTTIALNVVALAVAIPMFMSIGSEFMPPLDEGSLLYMPVTLPNVSINEAKRLIQVQDQIIKSLPEVEHVLGKVGRAETSTDPAPISMFESIIILKDKDKWRPGITKADIVSELDAKLQQIGVRNGWTQPIINRINMLSTGVRTDLGVKIFGNDLNVLKDLAVQSEGILKTVPGAADVVAERVTGGNYIDIDIDREAAARYGVKVGDIQDVIATALGGEMLSTSVEGRNRFPIRLRYMRDYRDNIPAIQRILISGMNGETPVQVPLSLVTKLKVSTGAPEINSEGGLLRSIVFLNVRGRDMGGFVTEAKTVLEKQLKLPPGYYVAWSGQWENQVRAKKRLQLLVPAGILIIFILLYFTFHSALEASMVMLSVPFALVGGVYLVKALGYNMSVAVWVGFIALYGIAVETGVVMVIYLHEALDKKLINGPCTEQDIYDATFEGAVLRLRPKLMTVAVALIGLVPIMWSTGTGADVMKPIAAPMIGGMISSAVHVLIMTPVIFVLMKKRDLKKGKLQYSGMKH; encoded by the coding sequence ATGATCGAAAAAATCATCGAATATTCCGCCCGCAACCGGGTCATCATCCTGATGATCTTCGGCCTCATCATCGCCTGGGGGGTCTGGTCGGTCTACAAGACCCCGGTCGACGCCATTCCAGACCTGTCCGACAACCAGGTGATTGTCTTCACCGACTATCCCGGCCGCTCGCCCCAGGTGGTGGAAGATCAGGTCACCTACCCGTTGGCGGTCAACCTCCAGGGACTCCCCCAGGTCCGTGCCGTGCGCGCCTCCTCGGCCTTCGGCTTCTCGATGATCTACGTGATTTTCGAGGACAAGGCTGACATCTACTGGGCGCGCACCAGGGTCCTGGAGCGGCTCAACTATGCCGCATCACTCCTCCCTCCCGGAGTTGTCCCTACACTGGGGCCGGACGGCACCGGCGTCGGTCATGTCTTCTGGTATACCATCGACGGCAAGGGGTACGACCTGGAGCAGCTCCGCACTCTCCAGGACTGGTTTGTCCGTTACCAGCTGAACACCGTCCCCGGCGTGGCCGAAGTGGCATCCATCGGCGGCTTTGTCCGGGAGTACCAGATTGACCTCGACCCCAACCGCCTCTTTGCCTACAAGGTTACGGTCGGCCAGGTCATGGAGGCAATCAAGCGCTCCAACAACGACGTCGGTGGCAGGCTGCTTGAGCAGGCGGACGCGGAATTCCTGATCCGGGGCAAGGGGTACATCAAGTCGCCCAAGGACCTTGAGGACATCGTCGTTGCAGCCGACATGCGCGGCACCCCCATCTACGTGAAGACCCTCGGCACTGTCCAACTTGGCGGTGCCATCCGCCGGGGGCTCCTGGACATGAACGGCGAGGGGGAAGCAGTCGGCGGCATCGTGGTCATGCGTTACGGCGAAAACGCCAAAGACGTCATCGACCGGGTCAAGGAAAAGATCACTTCGCTGGAAAAAGGACTTCCGCCGGGCGTGAAAATCATGGTCTCCTACGATCGCTCAGACCTGATCGAGCGGGCCATAGAAACTCTGAAACGGGCACTGACCGAGGAATCCATCGTCGTTTCCCTGGTCATCCTGGTCTTCCTTCTTCATTTCCAGAGCGCCCTGGTCATTGTCCTCACACTGCCCATCGCGGTCCTGATCGCCTTCATCACCATGCATCTACTTGGAGTCACCTCAAACATCATGTCCCTCGGGGGGATTGCCATTGCCATTGGCGTCCTGGTGGATGCCGGGGTCATCATGGTGGAGAACTGCTACCGCCACCTCTCCGAGATGCCGCCCGAGGAGCGCAAGGAAAAGCGGCTGGAGGTGATCATCACCAGCGCCAAGCAGGTCGGCCGGGCGATCTTCTTCTCCCTGGCGATCATCATCCTCTCCTTCGTCCCGGTCTTTCTGCTGGAGGGGCAGGAAGGAAAGCTGTTCCATCCCCTCGCCTTCACCAAGACCTTCTCCATGATGGGGTCGGCATTCATCGCCATCACCCTGGTGCCGGTGCTGATGTACTACTTCATGCGGGGCAAGATGCCGCCGGAAAGCGCGAACCCGGTCTCAACATTCTTCATCAAACTTTATAGCCCCGTCATTCGCTGGGTGCTGAAGTGGAAGAAGACCACCATCGCCCTCAACGTCGTCGCTCTGGCCGTTGCCATTCCGATGTTCATGAGCATCGGCAGCGAATTCATGCCGCCGCTTGACGAAGGGTCGCTCCTCTACATGCCGGTAACCCTCCCGAATGTCTCGATCAACGAGGCGAAGCGGCTCATTCAGGTCCAGGACCAGATCATCAAGAGCCTCCCCGAAGTGGAGCATGTACTCGGCAAGGTGGGGCGGGCGGAGACCTCCACCGACCCTGCGCCGATTTCCATGTTCGAGAGCATCATCATCCTGAAGGACAAGGATAAGTGGCGCCCCGGCATCACCAAGGCCGACATCGTCTCCGAGCTGGACGCCAAACTCCAGCAGATCGGCGTCCGTAACGGCTGGACCCAGCCGATCATCAACCGGATCAACATGCTTTCCACCGGGGTCCGTACCGATCTCGGCGTGAAGATCTTCGGCAACGACCTGAACGTCCTGAAGGATCTCGCGGTGCAGTCCGAAGGTATCCTGAAGACCGTTCCCGGCGCTGCCGACGTGGTGGCCGAGAGGGTCACCGGTGGCAACTACATCGACATCGACATCGACAGGGAGGCGGCGGCCCGCTACGGCGTCAAGGTTGGCGACATCCAGGATGTCATCGCGACGGCCCTGGGGGGGGAGATGCTCTCAACCTCCGTGGAAGGAAGAAACCGCTTCCCGATCCGCCTCCGCTACATGCGCGACTACCGGGACAACATCCCGGCCATCCAGCGGATTCTGATCTCCGGCATGAATGGCGAGACTCCCGTGCAGGTGCCGCTGTCGCTGGTGACCAAGCTGAAGGTTTCCACTGGCGCGCCGGAGATCAACAGTGAAGGTGGACTTCTGCGCTCTATCGTCTTTCTCAATGTCCGTGGTCGGGATATGGGAGGCTTCGTCACTGAGGCGAAGACCGTGCTGGAGAAACAGCTGAAACTGCCACCGGGCTACTACGTGGCCTGGTCCGGTCAGTGGGAGAATCAGGTACGAGCCAAGAAACGGCTCCAACTGCTGGTGCCGGCGGGGATACTGATCATCTTCATTCTGCTCTACTTTACCTTCCACTCGGCCCTGGAGGCGAGCATGGTCATGCTCTCGGTCCCCTTCGCCCTCGTCGGCGGCGTCTACCTGGTCAAGGCGCTGGGCTATAACATGTCGGTGGCGGTCTGGGTCGGCTTTATCGCCCTCTACGGCATCGCCGTGGAGACCGGGGTGGTGATGGTCATCTACCTGCATGAGGCCCTGGACAAGAAGCTCATCAACGGGCCGTGCACTGAACAGGACATCTACGACGCCACCTTCGAGGGGGCGGTGTTGCGGCTTCGGCCGAAGCTGATGACCGTGGCAGTGGCGCTGATCGGCCTCGTTCCGATCATGTGGTCCACGGGCACCGGCGCTGACGTGATGAAGCCGATTGCTGCACCCATGATCGGTGGGATGATTTCCTCGGCGGTACACGTACTTATCATGACGCCGGTGATATTTGTGTTGATGAAGAAGCGAGATCTGAAAAAGGGAAAATTGCAATATTCGGGTATGAAACATTAA
- a CDS encoding TolC family protein, producing the protein MIYRFVAVLVFFSLLSLRPVWADEAQPLEDLPRLVQTALANNPELKASDARWQMFRNRIVQARSFDDPMLMLKIQNGIVKDPFNFGRDPMTQKVIGISQQFPFFGKRTLKGEVAAKEAESYRWSVDERTLELKRMVKESYYQIYFIDKSLEIIDKNIRIIDDFITLAETKYSVGQGVQQDVFKSQLERSRMLDMRITLEQQRKTLSANLNALLYRSPDVSVGKISDFEVTPLSLTAEELRTTAYENRPLLRSYKALIEKGEAGHKLAEKEFYPDFNVAFEYMQRDRIDEMERGDNMYSLGVTFNLPVRRERRQAALAESSSEISMATEEANSLKNSISFGISDLMAQLEKRRKLIELYKTGLLPQAAQSLESATISYRVNKVDFLTLLDSRVTLFNYEREYYDSLADYQMKLAQLEALVGKEIQ; encoded by the coding sequence ATGATATACCGTTTCGTCGCTGTTTTAGTTTTTTTTTCTCTACTCTCACTTCGCCCCGTTTGGGCCGATGAGGCGCAACCGCTCGAAGATCTTCCGCGGCTGGTTCAGACCGCTCTGGCCAACAACCCGGAATTGAAGGCGTCCGACGCCCGCTGGCAGATGTTCAGGAACCGCATCGTCCAGGCGCGGTCGTTCGATGACCCGATGCTCATGCTGAAGATCCAGAACGGCATCGTCAAGGACCCGTTCAATTTCGGCAGGGACCCCATGACCCAGAAGGTGATCGGCATCTCCCAGCAGTTCCCCTTCTTCGGCAAACGGACCTTGAAGGGGGAGGTGGCGGCGAAGGAGGCCGAGTCCTATCGTTGGAGCGTGGATGAGCGGACGCTCGAACTGAAACGGATGGTCAAGGAATCATACTACCAGATCTACTTCATCGACAAATCGCTGGAGATCATCGACAAGAACATCCGGATCATCGACGACTTCATCACCCTTGCCGAAACCAAGTACTCCGTGGGACAGGGGGTGCAGCAGGACGTCTTCAAGTCCCAGCTGGAGCGCTCCCGGATGCTCGACATGCGGATTACCCTGGAGCAGCAGCGCAAGACCCTGTCGGCCAACCTCAACGCTCTTCTCTATCGGTCCCCCGACGTTTCAGTCGGCAAGATTTCCGATTTCGAGGTGACACCCCTTTCCCTGACCGCCGAGGAGCTGAGGACCACGGCGTACGAAAACCGTCCCCTCCTCAGGAGCTACAAGGCCCTCATCGAGAAAGGAGAGGCGGGGCACAAGCTGGCCGAGAAAGAGTTCTACCCCGACTTCAACGTAGCTTTCGAGTACATGCAGCGCGACCGTATCGACGAAATGGAGAGAGGGGACAACATGTACTCCCTCGGGGTGACCTTCAACCTGCCGGTGCGGAGAGAACGCAGGCAGGCGGCGTTGGCCGAATCGTCCTCGGAGATCAGTATGGCCACCGAGGAGGCGAACAGTCTCAAGAACAGCATCAGTTTCGGCATATCCGATCTCATGGCCCAGCTGGAGAAGAGACGAAAGCTGATCGAACTGTACAAGACCGGGCTGTTACCGCAGGCGGCGCAGTCGCTGGAGTCGGCCACCATCAGCTATCGGGTCAACAAGGTGGACTTCCTGACCCTACTGGACAGTCGTGTGACGCTCTTCAATTACGAGCGGGAGTATTACGATTCGCTGGCCGACTACCAGATGAAACTGGCGCAGCTTGAAGCGCTGGTGGGGAAGGAAATTCAATAA
- a CDS encoding GerMN domain-containing protein has protein sequence MVKRYPLFVLLSLILVSLPFVGCKKKEASPPSKQARVSATNAYEKYFGPAPTTDKGTCYAFVIYFPSAKEPGKVVPFPFFTFDEGSIKKVALERLLTGMEVGSYRGEIAQPFASGTRILGVTEQQGAVAVNFSKEILASKADDAIERAILNAIVLTLSQFNGVKEVRVQVEGKEGGVIDGKEIGKFLGHGGLEKQPLTPTKTAVLKPSQPRLLSVTAMKDKGAKEVEEVEEVNAFFDRPVDIKELKMTDKDGRPFEGEVFHSVFDMAAVLKPKEPSIFKGGMPVKVRWKVTDKLGRQAEGESEFSLDVKEH, from the coding sequence ATGGTCAAGAGATACCCTCTTTTTGTATTGCTGTCACTCATTCTCGTGTCCCTCCCGTTTGTCGGTTGCAAGAAAAAGGAAGCATCTCCCCCGTCAAAACAGGCCAGGGTCTCCGCCACCAATGCTTATGAGAAATATTTCGGCCCGGCTCCCACCACCGACAAGGGGACCTGCTACGCCTTCGTCATCTACTTCCCGTCGGCGAAAGAACCGGGGAAGGTGGTCCCCTTCCCGTTCTTCACCTTTGACGAAGGCTCCATCAAAAAGGTGGCGCTGGAACGGCTTCTGACGGGAATGGAGGTGGGGAGCTACCGGGGTGAGATTGCCCAGCCGTTCGCTTCCGGTACCCGCATCCTCGGGGTTACGGAGCAGCAGGGGGCCGTAGCCGTAAACTTCAGCAAGGAAATCCTCGCATCAAAGGCTGACGACGCGATTGAGCGGGCGATACTTAACGCGATCGTTCTTACCCTCTCCCAATTCAATGGCGTTAAGGAAGTGCGGGTGCAGGTGGAGGGGAAGGAGGGCGGCGTGATCGACGGGAAGGAAATCGGCAAATTTCTCGGTCATGGCGGGCTTGAAAAACAACCCCTTACCCCAACGAAAACCGCTGTTCTGAAGCCGTCACAGCCGAGGCTTCTGAGCGTTACCGCCATGAAAGATAAGGGGGCGAAAGAGGTGGAAGAGGTGGAAGAGGTGAACGCCTTCTTCGACCGGCCGGTTGACATCAAAGAGCTGAAGATGACCGACAAGGACGGCAGGCCCTTCGAAGGGGAGGTCTTTCACTCTGTGTTCGACATGGCGGCGGTCCTGAAGCCGAAGGAGCCTTCGATTTTCAAGGGAGGGATGCCGGTTAAGGTCCGCTGGAAAGTGACCGACAAACTCGGAAGACAGGCTGAAGGGGAAAGCGAGTTTTCCCTGGATGTAAAAGAACACTGA
- a CDS encoding sigma-54-dependent transcriptional regulator, protein MKAKILVIDDDSSLRRVLEYNLQEEGYEVQAASSGEEGLYLFGQSRPSLVITDMKMSGMDGLMVLKSVKERSPETLVIIITAFGTVDVAVEAMKAGAYDYITKPFNRDALKLTVRKALQFTGLAEENKRLKGELSDRADFRTIVGSSREMEKVFEVVRKVADTEAAVLITGESGTGKELVARSIHANSSRREAPFVAINCAAIPRDLLESELFGHTKGAFTGAVRDKTGKFQVADGGTLFLDEVGELPLELQPKLLRALQEKEVEPVGGTKPQKLDVRVVSATNLNVDKAIADGTFREDLYYRLSVIPLHLPPLRERRKDIPLLIRYFCSKHGSDKITFDKDALETLIMYPWPGNVRELENTVERLLIMRNSDVISRDELPDKFLENSASGSAIVKLPDEGYSLEQLEREVVVAALARNSWNQTAAARFLRIPRHTLIYRIEKYGIAMPGNK, encoded by the coding sequence TTGAAAGCGAAGATACTTGTAATTGACGATGATAGCTCGTTGCGGCGTGTGTTGGAATACAATCTCCAGGAGGAAGGCTACGAGGTCCAGGCAGCCTCATCGGGTGAGGAAGGCTTGTATCTGTTCGGACAGTCCCGACCCAGCCTGGTCATCACCGACATGAAAATGTCCGGCATGGATGGACTCATGGTGCTCAAGTCCGTCAAGGAGCGTTCACCGGAGACACTGGTGATCATCATAACCGCCTTCGGGACCGTTGATGTCGCGGTGGAGGCCATGAAGGCCGGAGCCTACGACTATATCACCAAACCGTTCAACAGGGATGCGCTCAAGCTGACGGTTAGAAAGGCGCTCCAATTCACTGGGCTTGCCGAAGAGAACAAACGATTGAAGGGTGAATTGTCGGACAGGGCCGATTTCCGCACCATCGTCGGTTCATCCAGAGAAATGGAGAAGGTCTTTGAGGTGGTCCGCAAGGTGGCCGATACCGAGGCCGCAGTCCTGATCACCGGCGAGTCAGGCACGGGCAAAGAGCTTGTCGCCCGTTCCATACATGCCAACAGCTCCCGCAGAGAGGCGCCATTTGTCGCCATAAACTGCGCCGCCATCCCCCGTGACCTACTGGAGAGCGAGCTTTTTGGCCATACCAAAGGGGCGTTTACCGGGGCGGTCAGGGACAAGACCGGGAAGTTTCAGGTTGCCGATGGAGGAACGCTGTTCCTGGATGAGGTCGGCGAACTTCCGCTGGAATTGCAGCCGAAGCTGCTCAGGGCGCTGCAGGAAAAGGAAGTGGAGCCTGTAGGAGGCACGAAACCGCAAAAGCTTGATGTCCGCGTCGTATCCGCCACCAATCTGAATGTCGACAAGGCGATAGCTGACGGCACATTCCGCGAAGACCTCTATTACCGGCTGTCGGTTATTCCGCTTCACTTGCCGCCGCTCCGCGAGCGACGCAAGGATATCCCGCTTCTTATCAGATATTTCTGCTCCAAGCACGGCAGCGACAAGATAACCTTTGACAAGGATGCCCTTGAAACCCTGATCATGTATCCTTGGCCGGGAAATGTGCGGGAGTTGGAAAACACCGTCGAACGTCTGCTCATTATGCGGAACAGCGATGTGATCAGCCGCGACGAGCTGCCGGACAAATTTCTGGAGAACAGTGCTTCCGGGAGTGCGATAGTCAAGCTGCCTGACGAAGGATATTCTCTTGAGCAGTTGGAACGGGAGGTTGTCGTTGCGGCTTTGGCGCGCAACTCCTGGAATCAGACCGCTGCTGCCCGGTTTCTAAGGATTCCCCGCCATACGCTCATCTACCGAATTGAAAAATACGGCATTGCGATGCCGGGCAATAAATGA
- a CDS encoding cytochrome c has protein sequence MKKSILIALTMLTVALFVNGTAISSEGDKHGKGHAGNAKMQKLHGMMPTYAVIQAKINGALEKGDSSAVVAEAGKILATTADLKRAKPHKNRKQLKLFREMATDFEKEVKTTAELAGKGDLTGARAAFVKAGEKCDECHAKFRE, from the coding sequence GTGAAAAAATCAATATTGATTGCCTTGACTATGCTGACCGTTGCCCTTTTTGTAAACGGGACTGCCATCTCCTCTGAAGGGGACAAACACGGAAAGGGGCATGCGGGAAATGCGAAGATGCAGAAACTCCACGGCATGATGCCAACTTACGCAGTGATCCAGGCAAAAATCAATGGAGCCCTGGAGAAAGGTGATTCGTCAGCAGTAGTGGCGGAAGCGGGAAAAATACTTGCCACGACCGCCGACCTGAAGAGGGCCAAGCCTCACAAGAACCGCAAGCAACTGAAACTGTTCAGGGAAATGGCAACGGACTTTGAAAAGGAAGTGAAAACTACCGCCGAACTTGCCGGGAAGGGGGATCTTACCGGCGCCAGAGCTGCTTTTGTGAAGGCTGGAGAAAAGTGCGACGAATGCCACGCAAAATTCCGGGAATGA